A portion of the Juglans microcarpa x Juglans regia isolate MS1-56 chromosome 1D, Jm3101_v1.0, whole genome shotgun sequence genome contains these proteins:
- the LOC121251238 gene encoding tryptophan N-monooxygenase CYP79A68-like: MLPMRLTLISAFLTMLIILFPLILFKWKPHGKTFKQTPALPPGPTPWPIVGNLPELWRNKPAFRWIHGLLESLNTEIACIRLGGVHVIPVTSPELAREFLKKHDIVFASRPLFMSNKYASRGFKSTALVPWGDQWKKMKKLVASEIINSKTTRWLLNKRTEEADNLVRFIYSQCKNAAIDSLPYDQSISGSVVDVRLVARHYCGNVIRKMIFNRRYFGKGKKDGGPGVEEEQHIESLFTILAHLGAFALSDYLPSLTALDLDGHGKIVSEAMKIVTSYEDPVVDERLRQWRDGEKTEAEDLLDAFILAKDSKGKAAFSVEEIKAQITELMLATVDNPSNCIEWTLAEMLNQPELLQKAVEEIDRVVGKKRWVEESDIPQLNYVKACAREGFRLHPIAPFNVPHVSMQDATVAGYFIPKGSHVILSRYGLGRNPRVWKEPLRFKPDRHLKKKEDGSSMADDQEVELAEHELRFISFSTGRRGCMGIALGSAMTVMLLARLLQGFSWSLPPNQEEIDLSETMNELLMAKPLRAHANPRLAASLYPA, translated from the exons ATGTTGCCGATGCGCTTAACCTTGATCTCTGCCTTTCTTACCATGctcattattctttttcctctcatATTATTCAAGTGGAAACCCCATGGAAAAACCTTCAAGCAAACTCCAGCGCTCCCACCGGGCCCAACTCCGTGGCCAATAGTTGGAAACCTCCCAGAACTGTGGAGGAATAAGCCAGCATTTCGGTGGATACATGGCCTTCTGGAATCACTCAATACGGAAATCGCTTGTATACGTCTAGGTGGTGTTCATGTTATTCCGGTAACTTCACCGGAACTTGCCCGGGAGTTCTTGAAAAAGCACGATATCGTGTTTGCATCAAGACCTCTTTTTATGTCGAATAAATATGCTAGTCGCGGCTTTAAGTCGACAGCTTTGGTGCCGTGGGGAGATCAatggaagaagatgaaaaagttggTAGCTTCTGAGATAATTAACTCAAAAACAACTCGGTGGCTACTCAATAAGAGGACCGAAGAAGCTGATAATCTTGTTCGTTTCATTTATAGTCAATGTAAGAATGCTGCGATTGACAGCCTTCCTTATGATCAGTCAATTAGTGGTTCAGTTGTGGACGTGAGACTTGTTGCACGTCATTACTGTGGAAATGTCATTAGGAAGATGATATTCAACAGAAGGTACTTTGGCAAAGGAAAGAAGGATGGAGGACCTGGAGTTGAGGAAGAACAACACATTGAATCACTTTTCACCATACTCGCCCATCTTGGTGCATTTGCTTTATCGGATTACTTGCCATCCTTAACAGCACTAGATTTAGATGGTCATGGGAAGATTGTAAGTGAGGCAATGAAGATCGTAACCAGTTATGAAGATCCGGTCGTCGATGAGAGACTACGGCAATGGAGAGACGGGGAGAAGACGGAGGCCGAGGACTTGCTCGACGCTTTCATCTTGGCAAAGGATTCGAAAGGGAAAGCAGCTTTTTCAGTGGAAGAGATCAAAGCTCAAATCACG GAACTGATGCTTGCAACAGTGGATAATCCTTCCAACTGCATAGAGTGGACACTAGCAGAAATGCTCAACCAACCGGAGCTCCTCCAAAAAGCTGTAGAAGAAATTGACAGGGTAGTGGGAAAGAAGAGATGGGTTGAAGAATCCGATATTCCACAGCTGAATTATGTCAAGGCTTGTGCAAGGGAAGGTTTCCGGCTTCACCCAATTGCACCATTTAACGTCCCCCATGTCTCAATGCAAGACGCGACTGTGGCTGGCTATTTCATCCCGAAAGGAAGTCATGTCATCTTGAGCCGATATGGTCTCGGCCGCAACCCTCGCGTTTGGAAAGAACCCTTGAGGTTCAAACCAGATCGACAtctgaagaagaaggaggatGGATCGTCGATGGCCGATGATCAGGAGGTGGAACTTGCAGAGCATGAGCTGCGCTTCATTTCGTTCAGTACTGGAAGGCGAGGTTGCATGGGCATCGCGCTCGGCTCTGCTATGACTGTGATGCTTTTGGCAAGGCTTCTTCAAGGATTTTCATGGAGTTTGCCGCCAAACCAAGAGGAGATTGACCTCTCTGAGACCATGAATGAACTTTTGATGGCCAAACCCTTGCGTGCTCATGCAAACCCACGTCTGGCGGCTTCACTTTATCCCGCTTAA